Proteins found in one Acidobacteriota bacterium genomic segment:
- the pabB gene encoding aminodeoxychorismate synthase component I → MDFKRWSALLKTGVPRNGHEISILGCNPFLIFQSKGRRLRVLAGNRVLEQDADPFHALQAILDHYRCLINRFPDKSEEGPIGAFSKRILIRGGGIGAFSYDLNRLIESIPERLPDLHHLPDIIFTLFSQFMILNENSGECLKVELDVDLLGVDSGTLLEVPSYESDLSDSNKSGTLTAWESNFNRNDYIQAVKRVKEYIGEGDIYQVNISQQFKAPFTGDAFRIFERLNLLNPAPMSAYMDFGGIKLISSSPERFLMRQGNLVESRPIKGTMLRGRTAGEDRNFREMLLSSAKEEAELSMIVDLMRNDIGKLARSGSVKVAQHKVIEEYSNVFQMLSIINADVSSELPSLELIRSCFPGGSVTGCPKLQAMKIIEELERDRRGFYCGSMGYIDFDGNFDLNIAIRTITVKNGCLFFNLGGGIVFDSDPESEYEETLHKGKTIFESLRFNN, encoded by the coding sequence CAATCGAAAGGGCGCCGGCTTCGGGTCCTTGCTGGCAATAGAGTCCTTGAGCAGGACGCGGACCCTTTCCACGCTCTCCAGGCAATTCTTGACCACTACCGGTGCCTGATTAATAGATTTCCGGACAAATCAGAAGAAGGACCGATTGGAGCATTCTCGAAGAGGATACTTATCCGCGGCGGCGGGATCGGAGCGTTTTCCTATGACCTGAACAGGCTCATCGAGTCGATACCGGAGAGGCTGCCGGACCTTCATCATCTTCCGGATATCATCTTTACTCTCTTTTCTCAGTTCATGATCCTCAACGAGAATAGCGGTGAGTGTCTTAAGGTCGAACTCGACGTTGATCTACTGGGAGTTGACTCCGGGACACTGCTGGAAGTGCCATCTTATGAAAGTGATTTATCAGACTCAAACAAAAGTGGCACACTAACTGCCTGGGAGTCCAATTTCAATAGAAACGATTACATCCAGGCTGTTAAAAGAGTGAAAGAATATATCGGCGAGGGAGATATCTACCAGGTCAACATCTCTCAGCAGTTCAAGGCACCTTTCACTGGAGATGCTTTCCGGATCTTTGAACGCTTGAATCTTCTAAACCCCGCTCCGATGAGCGCCTACATGGACTTCGGCGGGATCAAGCTGATCTCCTCTTCTCCCGAAAGGTTCCTCATGCGGCAGGGGAACCTCGTGGAATCCCGTCCTATCAAGGGGACGATGTTGCGAGGAAGAACGGCTGGGGAAGACCGAAACTTCAGAGAGATGCTTCTTTCAAGCGCAAAGGAAGAGGCGGAACTATCCATGATCGTCGATCTAATGAGAAACGACATCGGCAAGCTTGCCCGATCTGGAAGCGTGAAGGTGGCGCAACATAAGGTTATAGAAGAGTACAGCAACGTCTTTCAGATGCTCTCCATCATCAACGCAGATGTTTCGAGCGAATTGCCCTCTCTGGAACTGATCAGATCCTGCTTTCCTGGAGGTTCGGTTACGGGATGTCCCAAGCTGCAGGCGATGAAGATCATCGAGGAGCTGGAGAGGGACAGGCGGGGATTCTACTGCGGAAGCATGGGCTACATAGACTTTGATGGAAACTTCGATCTGAACATAGCTATAAGGACCATCACGGTCAAAAATGGATGCCTCTTCTTCAACCTCGGCGGCGGTATTGTCTTCGATTCTGATCCCGAGAGCGAATACGAAGAGACACTTCACAAAGGCAAAACAATATTCGAATCCTTACGCTTCAACAATTAG